The Brevibacterium atlanticum genome segment TGTATCCGTCCGGCAGATCGACGGTGACATCGACCGGACCTGCCACCTTCGACTTCGCGTCCGTTTTGAGGACGAAGTCGGCACTCTCACCGGGGTTGACGGCCTTCGGGCCGGTCAGCTCTGCGGTGAGATCGCCGCTGTCGATGACGTCCTTGGCCGCATCGGCCTGGCGTTCGTTCTTGTCCGGGGTGACGTCCTTGCCCTCGTCCTGATGTTTGTTGAAGTAGTTCTCCCAGGTCTCGAAGTCGGTGAGACCGGACTGTTCGAAGTCGCCTTCGGCGAACGAGAAGAAGTTGTCACCACCGGCGGCGAGGAAGCTCAGCGTCGCGACCCGGTACTCCTTGTCCGGGTCGATCTCTTCGCCGTCGACCTTGACCGACTTCACGTGTTCGCCCTGGTTCGCGTTCGAATCGTAGACGACGTCGAGGTCATCGGAGATGCCCAGGTGCAGGAATGCCCGCGAGGCATCCTCAGGCTGCCACTGCTCCTCGAAGAGACCGATGACGTCTTCGCCCTTCATCGTCACGACGCCGTGGTCGTTGGCGAACGGCAGCACACTGTTGAGCTCCGCGACGGTGACTTCGCACTCGTCCTCGGTGTTGTAGATCTCATCGCAGAGCAGGTCGGTGCGCAGACCGCCGGGGTTCGTGATCCCGAAGTCGGCCTCCTCCAGCTGGGTCTCCTCGACACCTTCCTTGAGTGCATCCGCAACGAGGTTGCCCAGCGTGGATTCGGCACCGCGGTCTTCCTCGCCGTCCTTCTTCGCACGCGTGATGTCCTCACTGATCGTGCCGGAGACCTCGGAACCGAGTTCCTTCGCCTTGTCTTCGGCGGCGCTGACGATTTCGGCGACCTCGTCGACGACTGCGGAGTCGTAGCTCTTGTCCTCGGTCTCGATGAGGTCGAGTCCGTCGGCCTGCCAATCGCCGTTGCCGTCGGAGCGCATCGTCACCCGACCGACATATTCGCCGTAGCTGCCGGCTTCGATGACGGGACGGGTGCGATCGGGCTCCCCGGGGACCGGTGCTTCGAAGGCATAGGGCAGGTGGGTGTGACCGGTGAACATCGCGTCGACCGAGGCATCAGTCTCGGTGACGAGCTTCTTGAATTCGGCGTTCGAGGCTTCCGCGTCCTCGAGGCTCTCCGTGTTCGTGGCGCCGAGGTGGGCCTCGACGACGGTCATGTCCGGTCGTTCCTCGTCAGGCAGTGCTTCGATGTCCTCGGCGACGCGGTTGACGGCGTCCGTGGGGTCGCCGAAGTCGATGTCGGCGATGCCGTCAGGAGAGACCAGCGAGGCGGTGTCCCGGGTGACGACTCCGATGACGGCGATCTTCACACCGCCGACGTCGATGACGGAGTATTCGTCGAGTCCGTCGACGACGTTCTCTGTTCCTTTGTCATAGACATTGGCCGCCGAGTACGGGAAATCGGCTTCGTCGCTCACGCGTCCGGTGAGGTCGTCGAGGCCTTTGTCGAATTCGTGGTTGCCCACAGCCGCGGCCTGCACGCCGATCGCGTTGAGGACGTCGAGGGTGGGCGAATCGTTCTGTGACGACGAGGTATAGGTGGAGGCGCCGATGTTGTCACCGGTCGACAGCATCGCAGTGCCCGCGTTGTCGCCGCCGGTGCCGAAGTCGGCGCGCTCTTCCTCGACCACCGAAGCGACCTGCGTGCCTGACTCGGAGATGCGTCCGTGGAAGTCGGTGATGTTGAGCAGCTGGACCTTGGTGCCTTCGGGCGCAGACTGGGCATCGCTGTCGGAGTCCTGCGCGTCGTCGGCGGGACTCTCCGACGTCGCGGGCGTGCTGCCGCCGGACGAGTCGCGCGATGACTCGCCTGTGTTCGCCGGAGCCGAATCGCTCGAGGACGCTGCGCTGTCTTCAGTCGAGTCTCCGTTTCCCAGGCTGGGCGCCGCGACGACCGGCGCGAGTCCCGGCAGTGTCAGCATCGACACCGCAGCACCCGTGGCCAGCACTTTGGTCACAAGTTTCGACATGTATTCGGTTCCTTCGATCGTCAAGTCGGGCGCACATCAACCGTGCTTGTGGAGATGAAGCCGGATTCCATCCTGCAGTGTCAATGCGAACTGTGAGTTACCTTAATGTGAATCTACACAGGATTCTCACAACTGGGAAGAGGAATTCTCCCATATTGCTGACATCGATCAACCGATCCGGACGATCACACCCCGATCATTCCTGGTCGCGGCGGGCCATCGTCTGTGAAGCGCGAGCAGCGTAGTCCTCGGGTGCGGGGTACCCGACCTCGGTGAGGACGAGCCCTTCGGCGGACGTGACGAACATGGGCACGTCCGGGGTGATCCCGGCGTCCGCCTCGGCGATGAGTTCGGCCGGCCGGGTGACCGGCCAGCTGCCCGACCCGACTTTGATCAGCCCGCCGACCAGGGCGCGGACCATGTGATGGCAGAAGGCGTCGGCGCGCAGGTCGATGACGATGACCGCGTCCTGATCGCGTTCGACGCTCAGCTCGTAGAGGGTGCGGATCGTCGTGGCGCCCTCACGCGGTTTGCAGAAGGGCAGGAAGTCGTGCAGACCGTGGACCTCAGCAGCGGCTTCGGCCATGGACTCGGCGTCGAGTTCGCCCTTGTGCCGGGGAGTCACGGCGGTGAGCAGAGGGTCGATGAACGACCGGTGGTCGGCGAGTCGGTACTGATAGGACCGCCACAGTGCGGAGAACCTGGCGTCGAAGGTCTCGGGCACCTCGGCCACGGCGTGGATGACGATATCGGGGAAGTCCCCGGCGGCGAGGACTCCGCGCAGACGTGAGAGCAGGGCCACCCCGGCGAGGCGATTCGACCGCCCGACGAGCTTGTCGACGGCGGCCTCGTCCAGGTCGATGTGGACGACCTGCCGGCGGGCGTGGACGCCGGCGTCGGTGCGGCCGGCGACGACGGTGGCCACCTCGGTGCCGGTGATGCGGGCGAGCCCGGATTCGACGGCGTCCTGCACGGTGCGCAGGCCCGGCTGCTTCCCCCAGCCGTGGAAATCCGTGCCCTGGTAGCCTAGGTCGATGCGGAATCGAGTCACGAGACGACCTTCGCCGAGGTGGTGCTGCCCTCGTCGTCGGCCACCTCGGTGAACGGCTCGCGGGCCCGGAAGACGCCCTGGAACAGGCGGGAGATCGGACGCATCCGCTGCCGGTGATAGCGTTCGACGTTCGTGTTATAGAACCGAGCACCCGCGAGGATCCGCTCGGTGAGCACCTGCAGCTGACCGTGCAGGAGACCGATCGTCGTGTCGATCTCCTCATTGACCGCCGCGGTCTGCGAACGGGCGAAGTCCGAGGACAGCGACTTCTCCGTCCGCGCCGACGGGATGAGCGCGGCATCGTTGACGGCAGCGGTCAGAGCGTTCTCGGCGGCGGCACCGCGGTGGTCGAAGGGGGCGCGTTCGGCCGAGGCGAGCGCGAGTTCGAGCCGGGACAGATCCTGTCCGGCGATCTGCTGGAGTGTGCCGATATAGGCGGGCACGAGGGCATGGCGGGCGCGGATCTCGCCGATGAGCTGGCGCTTGGCCTCATCGCACAGCGACCGTGCCATAGACAGTTGGTTGAAGCGCAGCACCGTGAGGACGACGAACATGACGACCAGGGCGGCGAGGACGCACCCGCCGACGATGTACCAGCCCACGGCCACTCCCCTCGCCTGTGTTCTTCTCGGATGATGCGTGCACAACCGAGCTTTTCCGACACCTCAGTTTACGCGGGGTTCAGACTCGTCGCGAAAGGGACACTACGTGGACACTCAGGTGTACTGCCTGCGGTCGATTTCGGCCAGAAGTCGCCGACGCGTCGCCTTCGGGTCACGCTTTGGTCACCGAAGAGGTCTTGGCTGGGAAACGTGAGAGTAGCGATCATTGCAGAATCCTTCCTCCCCAATATGAATGGGGTCACCCACTCACTCCTGCGGGTCCTCGACCATCTGGCCGACCGTGGCGACGAGGTCCTCGTCATCGCCCCGGGCACTCGCAGGGACGGTCCGAAGGAGGTCGCCGGTGCCCGCATCGTCAGGGTTCCCTCGATCGCCTTGCCGAAATACCGGCGCATCCGCGTCGCCCCGGGCGGGGTGACCCGCATCCGCCGGCTCCTGCAGCGCTTCGCCCCCGACGTCGTCCACCTCGCCAGCCCTTTCGTGCTCGGCTGGCGCGGGGTGCTCGCCGCGCAGACGCTCAACCTCCCGACCGTCGCGATCTACCAGACCGAGGTGCCTGCCTACGCTGCCCGCTACGGCATGCACGGCATCGAGGCGATGCTGTGGAACCACGTCCGCAACATCCACCAGCATTCCTCGCTCACGCTCGCACCGTCGAGCTACACAATCGATCAGCTGGAGGGACTCGGTGTCGACGAGGTGGCCCTGTGGGCCCGTGGGGTCGATTCCTCCCGCTTCGACCCCGGTCATCGTTCCGAGGCGTGGCGCCGATCCGTGGCCCCGAACGGGGAGAAGATCATCGGCTTCGTCGGCCGGCTGGCGGCGGAGAAGCAGGTCGACGATCTCGCGGTGCTCACCGATCTGCCCGGAACCAAGGTCGTCATCGTCGGCGACGGACCGTGGCGGACGCGTCTGGAACGGTCGATGCCGAATGCTCACTTCACCGGGTTCCTCGGCGGGGACGCCTTGGCGCAGGCGGTCGCCAGCTTCGATGTCATGGTCGCTCCCGGCGAACTCGAGACCTTCTGCCAGACGATCCAGGAGGCCATGGCCTCCGAGGTTCCCGTCATCGCCCCAGCTCGCGGCGGACCGCTCGACCTCGTCGACTCTTCCCGCACCGGTTGGCTGTACACCCCGAAGGATCTCGGTGCCATGCGTGCGCACGCCGTCGACCTGCTCGGTGACGAGGCGAAGCGTCGGGCCTTCGGCGTGGCCGGGCGTGAACAGGTGCAGTCACGGAGCTGGAAAAGCGTGTGCTCGCAGCTCGTGGGCCACTACTCGAGGGCGATCGAGAATCCGGCGCCGCAGGTGCTCGGACGCGGGTTCGCGTCGATGGTCAACTCCCGCCTCGAGGACACCCTGCCCTTCTGACCCGGTATTCCGCCGCTCCCCCTCTGCCTTCCGCCGACCGCTCACGTTAGCGACGTTGTGCGGTGAGCGGTTGTCGCCAGCGCAAGCGGTCGGCGAGTGAGGCGCCGACCTCAGTGCAGCAGCAGGAACGTACGTCAGCCGAGGCTGGCGATCCAGTCCTGGACAGTCGTCACAGTCGCCTGTTTCGGGAACACCTTTTCGGTGAGCAGCCGATGGACCTCGGGGTCGCGGTCGGCACAGGCATCGGCAAGCACGGTGAGTTCGAAGTCGAGGTCCGCGGCCTGTCGCACGGTTGAGAGCACGACCCCGCTTGTGGCGACTCCGGTCAGCACCAAGGAGGAGGCCCCGTACCCGCGCAGTAGCACCTCGAGGTCACTGCCGGTGAACGCGCTGATGCGCCGCTTCGTCACGATCGGCTCACCCTGATGCCGGTCGAGCGTCTCATGAATGCTCGTCGAGGCATGGGCCTCATCGAGATCCCCGTGCGCGGCGATCTGCGCGAATGATGCGGTCGCGGCCAGCTCCGGTTGGCCCTCGCGCAGCGCCACCCGCACCCACACCACTGGAATGTCGTGCCCGCGTGCGGCGGCAACGGCGTCGCGTGCGCGTTCGAGGACTCCGGTGGAGGTGAAGGCCTCGTCCCCGGCGATACCATTCTGAAAGTCCATGGCCAGCAGGACGGTTCGATCAGCGTCAGTCATCATGTCTCCTTCGGTTCGCGAGAGGTTCGGACCCTCTTCCGACGAGGCTACTCCTTGCTCCGGATGGTCCGCTGGGTTACGGCTCAATGCCTCCTGAAACCGAATGAACATCGAAGACCACCCGCCCCTTCCGAGCTGCCTCCCTCCGAGAACGAATCCGGCGCAGCAGATCGCGGGCCACCGACTGCCCGGGCACAAACAGCTCTCCGTTGTCGACCGCAAAACGCGCTGGTACCGTTGGTGAAGCAACGTCATGCCCCGGGCTACCGGATAATCCCGGCCTTTGGGAAGACGGCCCCCTGGCGAATGCGGAAGCACCCAGGGGGTGCTTCATATTCAAGAGCTTTCCGTCGACAGCATCGATCACCGTCAATCTGCCCTCGTTCACAGCTGGCAAGATGAACCTCCCGTCATCACGCGCGATGTTGCGCTGCACCGCCCACGAGACTACGTCCGCAGACCACAGCAGCGGTTCGTCGCCCATCCGCCCGTGGGTGAACGCGACATCAGGGTGAATCGCACCCGACCTCCGCAATCTGTCGACTACCCGCTCATCAGCGCCGTTGAGCCTGTGGTCCCTATTGTTGTCCGCGACGATCCCGCGAACAGCCTCCTCTCCGGTACCGCTAGTGAGGTGACGGACGAGCCGGTCCAGACACAGTGCCCTGGCCCGAGCAATATCGCCTTGGGAGCTGCCCGCCAACGGCAGCTTCACAGCAATGACATTCCACTCTGATACCTGAGTGATCACTTCGACCATGTCCACGATGTCACCGCGGTCGGCGAGAGTTCCGCGGAACTTCTTGTTCGTATGCCAATACGTACTGCCGGCTAAGTCCACCAGTCGCTCGCGAATGGCATCCAAGCGAGCGTGAGAGAAGATGACAGCGGCCATCTGATAGAACGAAACCTCCTCACCTGCCGGGCCCTCCCCCACACTGGTCGGCTGCCGCATCGACTCGTCGACGAACGCGATCGGGTTCGGGGACGCGGCGAGGTAGAACCTCTCCAGTACAGGCGACCGTAGGCTTGGGCTCGACATGTCTCCGCTTTCATCCGGGCTGTCATCCAGCAACATTGCTTTGATCCGATGACGTGCCAGCACTCTACGGGTCGCCCATGACACGGAACGGAGCTGCTGAGAATCAAGCCACGGTCAGACGGAATCAGTCGCGGCGGACAATGACCTCAGTCCACGATGCCGCGGGCGTCGAGTGCTCGCCCCGTGTCCTGCGCGTACTTCACCGATCGCAGGATCGCCGGCACCACCCGAGCCTTGATGCTCGAATCGAGACCACGGGCGCGGGCGGCCCGCTCGGCCTCCCCCAACAGCCCAGAGATGTGCGAGATCGCCCGCACCATGAGGCTCGCCGTCAGTGCGATCGCCTCCGTGTTGGCGCCGAAGAAGCGCAGCGGAGACACGATCACGGTGAAGGTGTCGAGCAGCTGCGCGACCGTCGTCGTCAACGTCAGCAGCAGCGCTGCTTGCACACAGGCGAACACGGTTCCGCCGACGGCCTGCCCCGACCGCAGGGACCTGCAAAACTGCAGTGTCATGACCCCGAATAGTCAGCCGAGTCAGGGAGCAGTGCTCACTGAGACCGAACCAGTACCACAGGCTGATCCGATGTCGGCTCCGATCTACGCGGATCTCATGAGAGAGAAGCATCATCGTACTCCCCGGCTACCGGACAGTCCCGGCCCCAGAGCGGTCGGCACCTTGGTTTTTGCACAAGTAGCCAGGGACTGCCTCATACTCACGGACTGCTTGCCCTCAAGCGCCCCAACCCGGGCCGCATATAGGTGGTCGTGGGTCTGGAGGTTGAGGCTACTTGGTGCGGCGGCACGGATAACGTAGAGGGTGCCACAGTGTCAGTAGCCGAATGCGGAGCAAGCTGAGCAATTGACGGAGGCACCTATGCGTTCCAGCCCGAAGTCACTGACAAGTGTGACGATCATGTTCGTAGCTTGCGCCCACGCACGGCGGAGTTACCAAGGGCGGCACTGGAGAAAAGAATAGGGCGGCCCGTACGATTCGGTACGGGCCGCCCTGTCAAACAATGCGACCAGTGCTTGTCAACTGTGGGCCCTGAACGTGGCGGGCTCTGAGCCCTAGTTCGGGTCGAAACCGTACAGACGAATCAGATCAGTTTTCCGCGGGGTGCCGAACGGATGAATTTCTTCATTGTCGATTTCGACGAACAACTCAGCAAGGCGCCCGCTCTCGTGTCTCTTTACCCAGCCCAAGGCTTCCTGCACGTTATCCACGTCGGAGAGGACGAAAGCCTGGAGGTTCCAGGCGGTCGTTCCATCGCGTTCCCAAAAGTTGACTCTGTACGTTGGCGCGTCATCTTGGTAGGAGCACTCGGAATGAACTGTTTCGTGAGCTCTCATTTCGGTCCATTTCAGTCGATTGGGGCGAAGGTGACAACTATCTCTTCGCTCACTTCCATGTTCGAAGATTGCGGATCGCTTTTGTCGCCGCACGCCACCCATTCCGTCGTTCCGTATTTCTTCTTCGTGGGCGGGGTTGCCAGTTTATATCCCTTTGGCGGTGCCATCTCGGCCTGCGCCCAGCCCTGGAACCTTCCTGCCCCTTCGCTACAAGGGACTCCCCGGTGAGGCTCATTGTCACCTGTGACCAACAGGTGGCAACTATCGCAGTTGTGTAACAGAATTGATGATGATCTCTTGGGCTTCATGTCGCCGCTGGTTACTCATCGCGACTCCCCCGTCCAACGATGCGCTTCACGACGCGTAATGCGCCTCAGCCCCGTCTCCCTCCCACACGGTGACCGTCTGCCTCTTGGGCCCCAGAGCGTCGATGATTGTTTACGTGGTGTCAGCGCAGTCCACCCGGCGGCGCGGTGGAGCACGTGCTCGATGCGGTTTCGTAGGTCGTCATGGTCAGCCATCGTCCACACCCTCTTCGCTTCGTGGCAACGACTTCGTTTCGTACTTCGCCATCTCGTTGCGCTGATTCGAGTCGGTCTCCTCTGGCCTCCAGAGGACAACGCGCCCCCTCCCCGCAGTGAACGCATCTAGCACAGGGGATCACGGGTCCCTGTCTGCCCCAGAGCAAACAACTGCACTGCCGACGACCAGACGGATCGCGCCCATGCCCTCAGTCCACGATGCCGCGGGCGTCGAGTGCTCGCCCCGTGTCCTGCGCGTACTTCACCGATCGCAGGATCGCCGGCACCACCCGAGCCTTGATGCTCGAATCGAGACCACGGGCGCGGGCAGCCCGCTCGGCCTCCCCCAACAGCCCAGAGATGTGCGAGATCGCCCGCACCATGAGGCTCGCCGTCAGTGCGATCGCCTCCGTGTTGGCGCCGAAGAAGCGCAGCGGAGACACGATCACGGTGAAGGTGTCGAGCAGCTGCGCGACCGACGTCGTCAACGTCAGCAGCAGAGCCGCCTGCACGCAGGCGAATACGGTGCCGCCGACAGCCAGACCCGACTGCAGTGACCCGAAGAAGAACTGCAGGGTCATGACGATGGCCACCAGCACGGCGACGTAGAGCCACGTGCGCAGGAAGTACGTGACGCGCAGGCGCGCCGTGAAACCGATGACGACGAGGACTGCGAACATCGACCAGTTGATCACGGGATCGCGGAAGATGAGCGCAACGATGCCGATCGCTGCGATGAGTGCGAGCTTCACCCCGGTCGGGACCGAGTGCAGCCATCCGCGGGTGGGCGCGACCTTGCCGAAGAGCTGCGGGCGCGGTTCCATGCCCGCGTTCTTCCGCCACGTCGCCGAGGCAGGGCCTCTGACGCTGCCGGCGGCGCGGCCGACGCCGTGACCGGCGGCCCTACCGACGCCCGCCCTTTCACCGGAACCGTGGAAGTCCCCGCTCATGGCGTATCGCTCATGATGAGGTCTCGGTAGGTCTCGACCGCCTCGGCTGGGGTGGCATCGGCAACGATGCGGCCATCCTCGACGACGAGGGCACGCTGGGCGATCTGCGCGAATTCCAGGTCATGGGTGGTCAGCACGATCCGCATTCCCCGCCGGGCGACGAGCTCGCGCAGGTGCACCCGCAGCCGCTCTCGGTTGCGCAGGTCGAGCAGCGTCGTCGGTTCGTCGAGGACGAGGATCTGCGGGTCGACGGCGAGCACGGCCGCCAACGCGACGAGCTGCCGCTGCCCGCCGGAGAGTTCGTAGACGCTGCGTTCGCCCAGGTCAGCGATGCCAAGCTCGTCGAGCACGGCCAGGGCAGCCGCCCGTCGCTTCCCCTTGGGCACCGACTTGCGCAGAGACAGTTCGATGTCCTCGATCGGTGTGGGCATGACCAGCTGCGCGGCCGGATCGGTGAAGACGAAGCCGACGCGGGAGCGCACCTTCGCCGGCTCCCGATACGGGTCGAGGCCGTCGATGAGGACCTGACCCGCATTCGCCGTGACCAGACCGTTGAATAGCTGCAGCAGGGTCGACTTGCCCGAACCGTTGGCTCCGATGACAGCGACGATGTCCTCGGTCAGGTTGAAGCCGACGTCCTGGAGGATCGGCCGGACGACATCGCCGTCGGGTCCCTCGTCGAGGACTCCGACGCCGACGTCGATGAAGCGGATCTCTCGGGTCACTTGGCGTCCGATTCCTTCTCCGGCGCCGAGGCGGCCCCACCGTTGACGACGGACCGCCCGGAAGCCGGATCCGCCGGTCCCGAAGCGGCCGAACCGGAGCCACCCACGGAAGCCACGCTCACCCCGCGGCGACGCAGCACATCGGGGAACGCACGATGGATGAGCACGGCCACCGAGGCGGCGAGGATGTTCTTGATGATGTCACCGGGCCAGTAGGCGAGATCGGCGACGGCTGCGACCCGCAGCGGCAGGTCGGCGTTGATCGACATCCCGAGGATGCCCAGCGGGTGATTGAGCAGCAGGCTCGCGGCGAATCCGCCGATGAACAGGGCGATGCCGAGCCTCATGCCGCGGAAGCGGCGCACGGCCCAGCGGGCGATGAGCCCGGCGACCAGGGCGTAGAGGGTGAAGGAGAGGATGTAGCCGGCACTGGGGCCGGCGAGCACGCCGATGCCGCCGCTCATACCCGAGAAGATCGGCAGTCCGAGCAGACCGAGCACCACGTAGAGCAGGGTTGAGGCAGCGCCCCGCCAGGGTCCGAGCACCAGGCCGCACAGC includes the following:
- a CDS encoding bifunctional metallophosphatase/5'-nucleotidase; this encodes MSKLVTKVLATGAAVSMLTLPGLAPVVAAPSLGNGDSTEDSAASSSDSAPANTGESSRDSSGGSTPATSESPADDAQDSDSDAQSAPEGTKVQLLNITDFHGRISESGTQVASVVEEERADFGTGGDNAGTAMLSTGDNIGASTYTSSSQNDSPTLDVLNAIGVQAAAVGNHEFDKGLDDLTGRVSDEADFPYSAANVYDKGTENVVDGLDEYSVIDVGGVKIAVIGVVTRDTASLVSPDGIADIDFGDPTDAVNRVAEDIEALPDEERPDMTVVEAHLGATNTESLEDAEASNAEFKKLVTETDASVDAMFTGHTHLPYAFEAPVPGEPDRTRPVIEAGSYGEYVGRVTMRSDGNGDWQADGLDLIETEDKSYDSAVVDEVAEIVSAAEDKAKELGSEVSGTISEDITRAKKDGEEDRGAESTLGNLVADALKEGVEETQLEEADFGITNPGGLRTDLLCDEIYNTEDECEVTVAELNSVLPFANDHGVVTMKGEDVIGLFEEQWQPEDASRAFLHLGISDDLDVVYDSNANQGEHVKSVKVDGEEIDPDKEYRVATLSFLAAGGDNFFSFAEGDFEQSGLTDFETWENYFNKHQDEGKDVTPDKNERQADAAKDVIDSGDLTAELTGPKAVNPGESADFVLKTDAKSKVAGPVDVTVDLPDGYTAEAVEKSSTQSASADAPEVSAEAENAKTITLDSIPAGKSETPVTVTAPKDASGKVTVKVSLQANAEGPWWDDNPLPLAHQFEAEAAVGDDANASAGDDGSADGGAADGGADGGNADGGDSAAGGADGGADGSSAADGASADADGANASAEGGSADGSGSDANGSKDGGDLPRTGFETFNIVAAALALIVAGGTAVTLVRRRKINS
- the truA gene encoding tRNA pseudouridine(38-40) synthase TruA; the protein is MTRFRIDLGYQGTDFHGWGKQPGLRTVQDAVESGLARITGTEVATVVAGRTDAGVHARRQVVHIDLDEAAVDKLVGRSNRLAGVALLSRLRGVLAAGDFPDIVIHAVAEVPETFDARFSALWRSYQYRLADHRSFIDPLLTAVTPRHKGELDAESMAEAAAEVHGLHDFLPFCKPREGATTIRTLYELSVERDQDAVIVIDLRADAFCHHMVRALVGGLIKVGSGSWPVTRPAELIAEADAGITPDVPMFVTSAEGLVLTEVGYPAPEDYAARASQTMARRDQE
- a CDS encoding LemA family protein gives rise to the protein MGWYIVGGCVLAALVVMFVVLTVLRFNQLSMARSLCDEAKRQLIGEIRARHALVPAYIGTLQQIAGQDLSRLELALASAERAPFDHRGAAAENALTAAVNDAALIPSARTEKSLSSDFARSQTAAVNEEIDTTIGLLHGQLQVLTERILAGARFYNTNVERYHRQRMRPISRLFQGVFRAREPFTEVADDEGSTTSAKVVS
- a CDS encoding glycosyltransferase family 4 protein — its product is MRVAIIAESFLPNMNGVTHSLLRVLDHLADRGDEVLVIAPGTRRDGPKEVAGARIVRVPSIALPKYRRIRVAPGGVTRIRRLLQRFAPDVVHLASPFVLGWRGVLAAQTLNLPTVAIYQTEVPAYAARYGMHGIEAMLWNHVRNIHQHSSLTLAPSSYTIDQLEGLGVDEVALWARGVDSSRFDPGHRSEAWRRSVAPNGEKIIGFVGRLAAEKQVDDLAVLTDLPGTKVVIVGDGPWRTRLERSMPNAHFTGFLGGDALAQAVASFDVMVAPGELETFCQTIQEAMASEVPVIAPARGGPLDLVDSSRTGWLYTPKDLGAMRAHAVDLLGDEAKRRAFGVAGREQVQSRSWKSVCSQLVGHYSRAIENPAPQVLGRGFASMVNSRLEDTLPF
- a CDS encoding cysteine hydrolase family protein; the protein is MMTDADRTVLLAMDFQNGIAGDEAFTSTGVLERARDAVAAARGHDIPVVWVRVALREGQPELAATASFAQIAAHGDLDEAHASTSIHETLDRHQGEPIVTKRRISAFTGSDLEVLLRGYGASSLVLTGVATSGVVLSTVRQAADLDFELTVLADACADRDPEVHRLLTEKVFPKQATVTTVQDWIASLG
- a CDS encoding CbiQ family ECF transporter T component, translated to MTLQFCRSLRSGQAVGGTVFACVQAALLLTLTTTVAQLLDTFTVIVSPLRFFGANTEAIALTASLMVRAISHISGLLGEAERAARARGLDSSIKARVVPAILRSVKYAQDTGRALDARGIVD
- a CDS encoding energy-coupling factor transporter transmembrane component T family protein, coding for MSGDFHGSGERAGVGRAAGHGVGRAAGSVRGPASATWRKNAGMEPRPQLFGKVAPTRGWLHSVPTGVKLALIAAIGIVALIFRDPVINWSMFAVLVVIGFTARLRVTYFLRTWLYVAVLVAIVMTLQFFFGSLQSGLAVGGTVFACVQAALLLTLTTSVAQLLDTFTVIVSPLRFFGANTEAIALTASLMVRAISHISGLLGEAERAARARGLDSSIKARVVPAILRSVKYAQDTGRALDARGIVD
- a CDS encoding energy-coupling factor ABC transporter ATP-binding protein, whose protein sequence is MTREIRFIDVGVGVLDEGPDGDVVRPILQDVGFNLTEDIVAVIGANGSGKSTLLQLFNGLVTANAGQVLIDGLDPYREPAKVRSRVGFVFTDPAAQLVMPTPIEDIELSLRKSVPKGKRRAAALAVLDELGIADLGERSVYELSGGQRQLVALAAVLAVDPQILVLDEPTTLLDLRNRERLRVHLRELVARRGMRIVLTTHDLEFAQIAQRALVVEDGRIVADATPAEAVETYRDLIMSDTP
- a CDS encoding biotin transporter BioY, coding for MSQAPSTASAGLTRPRSAGRAGDIALIAVFAALLAAFAMMPPVPVGPAGVPITLQTFAIALCGLVLGPWRGAASTLLYVVLGLLGLPIFSGMSGGIGVLAGPSAGYILSFTLYALVAGLIARWAVRRFRGMRLGIALFIGGFAASLLLNHPLGILGMSINADLPLRVAAVADLAYWPGDIIKNILAASVAVLIHRAFPDVLRRRGVSVASVGGSGSAASGPADPASGRSVVNGGAASAPEKESDAK